A portion of the Rhodococcus pseudokoreensis genome contains these proteins:
- the fusA gene encoding elongation factor G → MTTETDLIRNIALVGHQGNGKTTLAEAMLFRAGVVTRPGRVESGNTVLDTQPEEHDRTQSLTLGLASFSWNDYRINLLDPPGYADFAGDAMTALRVADVAVFVIDGVSGLQVNDELLWQAATERAIPRILFVNKMDKERASFDAVLAGIRDHFGSGVEPVDLPVGEASGFTGVADLLTEHVILYDSGSANTSDELPADIADREHEQHEHLVEDVVEIEDDLLSKYLDGEDISVPELEHALRAGFAAGSLWPVLCGSAVDAIAVDRLLDFVCRIAPAPSEVPGIEVRGDGDRVAEVRCDPSGETLAYVFKTQTDEYVGQVALLKILSGSVHADDVLVNQRTGAKERLHNLLRVLGSKHTPIDSAEAGDIVGAIKLTDVSTGDTLAPIGSPLTVPPIVHRRPVYGLAVAAESAGDEDKLATALAELVSDDPTLEVTRDSETHQTVMRGAGDVHVQVALTRLKRRYGITLLTEPVKIAYRETLLGTVETEGRHKKQSGGHGQFGVATVRFEPLPRDEGYEFVDETRGGVIPKSLIPAVGKGIAESMGRGGRHGFPLVDLRATVLDGKHHSVDSDDFSFRMAGALALRAAIEKVGTLVLEPVDHVEVTVPSTLQGDVMADLGRRRGQIEGTEPAGDGEVTVIASVPTSEVTDYPVALRSMTHGRGRLALSFKCYQERPEPR, encoded by the coding sequence GTGACGACCGAGACGGATCTGATCCGCAATATCGCTCTGGTGGGACATCAGGGCAACGGGAAGACGACGCTCGCGGAGGCGATGCTCTTCCGCGCCGGTGTCGTCACGCGGCCCGGTCGTGTCGAGAGCGGCAACACGGTGCTCGACACCCAGCCCGAGGAACACGACCGCACCCAGTCGCTGACGCTCGGCCTGGCCTCGTTCTCCTGGAACGACTACCGGATCAATCTTCTCGACCCGCCGGGCTACGCCGATTTCGCCGGCGACGCGATGACGGCGCTCCGGGTCGCCGACGTCGCGGTGTTCGTGATCGACGGGGTCAGCGGTCTGCAGGTGAACGACGAACTGCTCTGGCAGGCGGCCACCGAACGAGCCATCCCGCGCATCCTGTTCGTGAACAAGATGGACAAGGAGCGGGCGTCGTTCGACGCCGTCCTGGCCGGGATCCGCGACCACTTCGGATCCGGAGTCGAACCGGTCGACCTGCCTGTCGGCGAGGCGTCCGGGTTCACCGGCGTCGCCGACCTCCTCACCGAGCACGTCATCCTCTACGACAGCGGGTCCGCGAACACGAGCGACGAACTGCCCGCCGACATCGCCGACCGCGAACACGAGCAGCACGAGCATCTCGTGGAGGACGTCGTCGAGATCGAGGACGACCTGCTCTCGAAGTACCTCGACGGCGAGGACATCTCCGTTCCCGAACTCGAGCACGCGCTCCGCGCGGGCTTCGCCGCGGGCTCGCTGTGGCCGGTGCTGTGCGGGTCGGCCGTCGATGCGATCGCCGTCGACCGATTGCTCGACTTCGTGTGCCGGATCGCGCCGGCACCGTCGGAGGTCCCGGGCATCGAGGTCCGCGGTGACGGGGACAGGGTCGCCGAGGTGCGGTGCGATCCGTCCGGCGAGACGCTCGCGTACGTCTTCAAGACGCAGACAGACGAATATGTCGGGCAGGTGGCGTTGCTGAAGATCCTCTCCGGCAGCGTGCACGCGGACGATGTCCTCGTCAATCAGCGCACCGGCGCGAAGGAGCGCCTGCACAACCTCCTTCGCGTCCTCGGTAGCAAACACACCCCGATCGACAGCGCGGAGGCCGGCGACATCGTCGGCGCCATCAAACTCACCGACGTCTCGACGGGCGACACCCTCGCGCCGATCGGCTCACCGCTCACCGTGCCGCCGATCGTGCACCGCCGTCCCGTCTACGGACTCGCGGTGGCCGCCGAGAGCGCGGGCGACGAGGACAAACTCGCGACCGCCCTGGCCGAACTCGTCAGCGACGACCCGACGCTCGAGGTCACGCGCGACAGCGAGACCCACCAGACGGTGATGCGGGGCGCCGGCGACGTGCACGTGCAGGTGGCGCTGACCCGGTTGAAGCGGCGGTACGGCATCACCCTCCTGACCGAACCGGTCAAGATCGCGTACCGCGAGACACTGCTCGGCACCGTGGAGACGGAGGGCCGCCACAAGAAGCAGAGCGGCGGTCACGGCCAGTTCGGTGTGGCGACGGTCCGCTTCGAGCCGCTCCCCCGCGACGAGGGCTACGAATTCGTCGACGAGACCCGCGGCGGAGTGATACCCAAGTCGCTCATTCCCGCGGTCGGCAAGGGGATCGCCGAATCGATGGGACGCGGAGGCAGGCACGGGTTTCCGCTCGTCGACCTGCGCGCCACCGTCCTCGACGGCAAGCATCACTCGGTCGACTCCGACGATTTCAGCTTCCGGATGGCGGGGGCGCTCGCCCTCCGTGCGGCCATCGAGAAGGTGGGCACTCTGGTTCTCGAGCCCGTCGACCACGTCGAGGTCACCGTGCCCTCGACGCTGCAGGGTGACGTGATGGCGGATCTCGGCCGGCGACGCGGCCAGATCGAGGGCACCGAACCGGCAGGGGACGGCGAGGTCACCGTCATCGCCTCGGTGCCGACCAGCGAGGTCACCGACTATCCGGTCGCCCTGCGCTCGATGACGCACGGGCGTGGCCGTCTCGCACTGAGTTTCAAGTGCTACCAGGAGCGGCCCGAACCGCGCTGA
- a CDS encoding SRPBCC family protein, with product MASAEFLVERSTVIDASPDVVQPLLDDFRKWQAWSPWEDVDPELKRTYSGPDSGVGASYAWEGNRKAGSGQMVITESVPGSKVVLDLNFLKPFKAENVTTFLLEPNGAGTTVRWQMTGKNNLFFRIVGVVFPMDKMVGKDFEKGLAQLKAAAEQRQ from the coding sequence ATGGCTTCGGCCGAGTTCCTCGTCGAACGTTCCACCGTCATCGATGCGAGCCCCGACGTCGTTCAGCCACTCCTCGACGACTTCCGGAAGTGGCAGGCGTGGTCGCCGTGGGAGGACGTCGATCCCGAACTGAAGCGCACGTACTCAGGCCCGGATTCGGGAGTGGGCGCGTCCTACGCGTGGGAGGGCAACCGCAAGGCGGGTTCGGGACAGATGGTGATCACCGAGTCGGTGCCCGGCTCGAAGGTCGTGCTCGACCTGAACTTCCTCAAACCGTTCAAGGCGGAGAACGTCACGACGTTCCTCCTCGAACCGAACGGCGCGGGCACCACCGTCCGCTGGCAGATGACCGGCAAGAACAACCTCTTCTTCAGGATCGTGGGAGTCGTCTTCCCGATGGACAAGATGGTGGGCAAGGACTTCGAGAAGGGGCTCGCGCAGCTGAAGGCGGCGGCCGAGCAGCGTCAGTAG
- a CDS encoding alkaline phosphatase D family protein, with protein MAELILGPLLRHVGTGDATVWVETSEACTVRVLGHEERTWNVSGHHYALVVVDDLEPGSTTPYDVTLDGRPVWPLPNAVPSVIRTLREDDDALVLTFGSCRFATMSTTEDNRHLGADALDAYAVRMAGQSPDRWPDALLLLGDQVYADELSPETEARVAEIHDVKEPPGPQVRNFEEYTWLYAESWTDPQVRWLMSTVPTSMIFDDHDVRDDWNTSESWRDDVEATSWWEERIVGALSSYWVYQHLGNLSPSLLAENDLYQRVRKHGGDVEPMLREFASAADEEADGAKGTQWSYRRDLGVARLLVIDSRCGRILCGGRREMVSDPEFSWIERQTEGDYDHLLVGTSLPWLLPRALHDLESWDERLAAGSRGPRVAAWAEKIRRGADLEHWAAFRDSFDRLARLLADVGKGHRAGPRGRAPSTISVLSGDVHHAYAAQAHFPEPLQSLVYQLTCSPLHNYVPAAMKVTFRISWRRATERTVRFILGRVSRVPPVPLDWSKVAGPFFGDQVATLHLKGRSARLVMEQARNDSDGTPRFKTMTDLELATGKGY; from the coding sequence GTGGCGGAGCTGATTCTCGGACCGCTGCTGAGACATGTCGGCACGGGCGATGCGACGGTGTGGGTCGAGACGTCGGAGGCGTGTACCGTCCGGGTCCTCGGCCACGAGGAACGCACGTGGAACGTCTCGGGTCACCACTACGCGCTCGTCGTCGTGGACGATCTGGAACCCGGGTCGACCACTCCGTACGACGTGACCCTCGACGGCCGTCCGGTGTGGCCGTTGCCGAATGCCGTCCCGTCGGTGATCCGCACGCTCCGCGAGGACGACGACGCCCTCGTCCTGACGTTCGGATCGTGCCGGTTCGCCACGATGTCCACGACGGAGGACAACCGGCACCTCGGCGCCGACGCCCTCGACGCGTACGCGGTGCGGATGGCCGGACAGTCCCCGGACCGGTGGCCGGACGCCCTGCTGCTGCTCGGGGATCAGGTGTACGCCGATGAACTGTCCCCCGAGACCGAGGCGCGGGTCGCCGAGATCCACGACGTGAAGGAGCCACCCGGCCCGCAGGTGCGCAACTTCGAGGAATACACCTGGCTGTACGCCGAGTCGTGGACGGACCCTCAGGTGCGCTGGCTGATGTCCACGGTGCCCACGTCGATGATCTTCGATGACCACGACGTGCGGGACGACTGGAACACCTCCGAGTCGTGGCGCGACGACGTCGAGGCGACGTCGTGGTGGGAGGAGCGCATCGTCGGCGCGTTGTCGTCGTACTGGGTCTATCAGCACCTGGGAAACTTGTCGCCGAGTCTCCTCGCCGAAAACGATCTGTACCAACGTGTTCGGAAGCACGGCGGCGACGTCGAACCGATGCTCCGGGAGTTCGCGTCCGCCGCCGACGAGGAGGCGGACGGCGCGAAGGGCACGCAGTGGTCGTATCGCCGCGACCTCGGGGTCGCGAGGCTGCTCGTCATCGACTCGCGGTGCGGGCGCATCCTCTGCGGCGGCCGCCGCGAGATGGTGTCCGACCCCGAGTTCTCCTGGATCGAGCGTCAGACCGAGGGCGACTACGACCATCTGCTCGTCGGGACGTCGCTGCCGTGGTTGCTGCCCCGCGCCCTCCACGACCTGGAGTCCTGGGACGAACGCCTCGCCGCCGGATCCCGTGGCCCACGGGTGGCGGCGTGGGCCGAGAAGATCCGGCGCGGGGCGGACCTGGAGCACTGGGCGGCGTTTCGTGACTCGTTCGACCGGCTCGCCCGGCTCCTCGCCGACGTCGGCAAGGGCCACCGGGCCGGGCCGCGTGGCCGCGCTCCGTCCACCATCTCGGTGCTGTCCGGCGACGTCCACCACGCCTACGCCGCGCAGGCGCACTTCCCCGAGCCGCTGCAGTCACTGGTGTATCAGCTGACGTGCTCTCCCCTGCACAACTACGTACCGGCCGCGATGAAGGTGACGTTCCGGATCTCGTGGCGGCGCGCCACCGAACGGACCGTGCGTTTCATCCTGGGCCGGGTGTCGCGGGTGCCGCCCGTTCCCCTCGACTGGTCCAAGGTCGCCGGACCGTTCTTCGGCGATCAGGTGGCCACCCTCCATCTGAAGGGACGGTCGGCCCGCCTCGTGATGGAACAGGCGCGCAACGACAGCGACGGCACACCCCGGTTCAAGACCATGACCGACCTCGAACTGGCGACGGGAAAGGGCTACTGA
- a CDS encoding DUF1304 domain-containing protein, producing MIVVAQIATLLAAGVHLLAFVWESLLFRRPSVHEGIFRIPGSDVPAAHLWAFNVGFYNLFLGSGAVAGVVLWWSGHDTPGRTLVVYTCLFMFLAGLALGVSDRLALSRQRGDGVVGALSQSGPPLVALIALAIG from the coding sequence ATGATCGTCGTCGCGCAGATCGCCACCCTGCTCGCCGCCGGCGTGCACCTGCTGGCATTCGTGTGGGAATCGCTCCTGTTCCGCAGACCGTCGGTGCACGAGGGCATCTTCCGGATCCCCGGCAGCGACGTGCCCGCCGCCCATCTGTGGGCGTTCAACGTCGGCTTCTACAACCTGTTCCTCGGCTCCGGAGCAGTGGCCGGCGTGGTCCTCTGGTGGTCCGGTCACGACACACCCGGTCGCACGCTCGTCGTCTACACCTGCCTCTTCATGTTCCTGGCGGGCCTCGCCCTGGGCGTGTCGGATCGCCTGGCACTCAGCCGGCAGCGCGGCGACGGCGTCGTCGGCGCACTGTCACAGAGCGGGCCGCCGCTGGTCGCGCTGATCGCGCTGGCGATCGGGTGA
- a CDS encoding helix-turn-helix transcriptional regulator has product MLEVRAEKLRREVLAYAGAGAEITQLHERAIELVGETVRSDLTCWAMLDPETLAISSMTSGRSRIPQQYEPLLAESEYNGDDPGTFAELARSGRTVARASDLPAGEVAHSLRHGAVWAPLGLGSEVRLVFRVDGVCWGAAGFVRSGPDFTDRDLEFLSLVAPGLAVATRAASVHARAVTGCGDQGPAVVLTDAAGDPVALTAAARGWRDRFDGIAPGRLDVVLRAATFGARSSRSGVFKARVRDAEGGWILVRATALTGGDEPQTAVTLEPAAGGELTGLLLAAYAVTARERDVCADVLAGYATSEIADRRGITVNTVQDHLKSVYAKAGVRSRAELAARLRTGREN; this is encoded by the coding sequence ATGCTGGAGGTTCGGGCGGAGAAGCTGCGCCGGGAGGTGCTCGCGTACGCGGGAGCGGGCGCCGAGATCACGCAACTGCACGAGCGCGCCATCGAACTGGTCGGTGAGACGGTGCGCAGCGACCTCACGTGCTGGGCGATGCTCGACCCGGAGACGCTTGCGATCAGTTCGATGACGAGCGGCCGCAGCCGGATCCCGCAGCAGTACGAACCGCTGCTCGCCGAATCCGAGTACAACGGTGACGATCCGGGGACGTTCGCCGAACTCGCCCGCAGTGGCCGGACTGTCGCGCGGGCCTCGGACCTGCCCGCGGGCGAGGTCGCCCACAGCCTCCGCCACGGCGCGGTGTGGGCGCCGCTGGGGCTCGGCAGTGAGGTCCGCCTGGTGTTCCGCGTCGACGGGGTGTGCTGGGGTGCAGCCGGATTCGTGCGGTCCGGACCGGATTTCACCGACCGTGACCTCGAGTTCCTCTCGCTCGTGGCGCCCGGGCTCGCGGTCGCGACGCGGGCCGCGTCCGTGCACGCTCGGGCGGTCACCGGTTGCGGTGATCAGGGTCCGGCGGTGGTGCTGACCGATGCCGCCGGTGATCCGGTCGCGCTGACTGCCGCTGCCCGAGGTTGGCGGGACCGCTTCGACGGCATCGCCCCGGGCAGACTGGACGTGGTGTTGCGGGCCGCGACGTTCGGGGCGCGGTCGAGCAGGTCCGGCGTGTTCAAGGCGCGTGTCCGCGACGCGGAGGGCGGCTGGATTCTGGTGCGCGCCACGGCATTGACCGGCGGCGACGAGCCGCAGACGGCGGTCACCCTCGAACCCGCAGCCGGCGGCGAGCTCACCGGACTACTGCTCGCGGCGTATGCGGTGACCGCACGCGAGCGCGACGTGTGCGCCGACGTGCTGGCGGGCTACGCGACGTCCGAAATCGCGGACCGTCGCGGCATCACCGTGAACACCGTTCAGGATCATCTGAAATCGGTCTACGCGAAGGCCGGGGTCCGCAGCCGCGCGGAACTCGCCGCGCGGCTGCGGACCGGTCGCGAGAACTAG
- a CDS encoding DUF4287 domain-containing protein → MAESVKGPASYFPSIEEKYGRPISEWQTLIRSSELTKHMELVSWLKSEHGLGHGHANALVAHTLKEDAAG, encoded by the coding sequence ATGGCTGAATCAGTGAAGGGCCCCGCGTCATACTTCCCGTCGATCGAGGAGAAGTACGGCCGGCCGATCAGTGAGTGGCAGACGCTCATCCGCTCGTCCGAGCTGACCAAGCACATGGAGTTGGTGAGCTGGCTGAAGTCCGAGCACGGCCTCGGTCACGGCCACGCCAACGCGCTGGTCGCGCACACCCTGAAGGAGGACGCCGCCGGCTGA
- a CDS encoding MFS transporter — MNRPTAVAPPVRALAPRPGTTLSVASLGTFVALVAFCAPLGNMPTVAAALSAGPAAQTWILSSMSVGLAAVLLTAGALADDYGRRRVFHWGAWLLALGAVVGAVSQEPVLFIVGRLIQGVAGAALIAASLAAVAHAFATPAARATASGIWGASVGAGIAVGPVLAGLLDLAGWWRGLYWALAVASLAIGQVATRALAESRSAVPKRIDVPGAFTLCAAMVLILVALVEGRQGNTAATVLCGVGAAVFTLAFVGVERRRPFPMLDLALFRRRDFLAATLAALATGAGIIGLMSFACTFLVKTMHVSTLAAAGVIALWSGTSVVASLLARKLPARLAGSPQLVLGLAGVGVAMLTMTGLSPESSLLRLVPGLLLAGIASGLLNAGLGRQAVASVPADQGGLGSGANNTARYLGSSIGVTIVSIIALDPAGTIDGMVTGWNHAAVTMGLISLVGAAVVAVLVRGDAVRR; from the coding sequence GTGAACAGACCAACTGCGGTTGCCCCACCCGTCCGTGCACTCGCACCCCGTCCGGGAACCACGCTGTCCGTCGCGTCGCTCGGTACGTTCGTCGCCCTGGTCGCATTCTGCGCGCCGCTCGGCAACATGCCCACCGTCGCCGCGGCGCTGTCGGCGGGCCCCGCAGCGCAGACGTGGATTCTCAGTTCGATGAGTGTGGGCCTCGCCGCGGTCCTGCTGACGGCGGGCGCGCTCGCCGACGACTACGGCCGGCGCCGGGTGTTCCATTGGGGTGCCTGGCTTCTCGCACTGGGCGCGGTGGTCGGCGCGGTCAGTCAGGAACCCGTCCTGTTCATCGTCGGCCGTCTGATCCAGGGGGTGGCGGGCGCGGCGCTCATCGCGGCCAGCCTCGCCGCCGTCGCCCACGCCTTCGCCACTCCGGCGGCACGCGCGACGGCGAGCGGGATCTGGGGCGCGAGCGTCGGCGCGGGCATCGCGGTCGGTCCCGTGCTCGCGGGACTCCTCGACCTCGCCGGATGGTGGCGCGGCCTGTACTGGGCACTCGCCGTTGCGTCCCTCGCGATCGGGCAGGTCGCGACGCGCGCGCTGGCGGAGTCACGGTCCGCAGTCCCGAAGCGGATCGACGTCCCCGGAGCATTCACGCTCTGTGCGGCGATGGTGCTGATCCTCGTCGCACTGGTGGAAGGCAGGCAGGGCAACACCGCCGCCACCGTTCTCTGCGGTGTCGGCGCCGCCGTGTTCACCCTCGCGTTCGTCGGCGTCGAGCGGCGGCGCCCGTTCCCGATGCTCGACCTCGCGTTGTTCCGCCGGCGCGACTTCCTCGCCGCCACCCTCGCCGCCCTCGCCACCGGGGCGGGCATCATCGGCCTGATGTCGTTCGCGTGCACATTCCTCGTCAAGACGATGCACGTCAGCACCCTCGCCGCAGCCGGAGTGATCGCGCTGTGGTCCGGCACGAGCGTCGTGGCGTCACTGCTGGCGCGGAAACTCCCGGCGCGGCTCGCCGGGTCACCCCAACTCGTCCTCGGACTCGCCGGCGTCGGCGTCGCCATGCTCACGATGACGGGCCTGTCCCCCGAGTCGTCCCTGCTGCGGCTCGTCCCGGGACTACTTCTCGCCGGGATCGCCAGCGGACTGCTCAACGCCGGCCTCGGCCGCCAAGCCGTCGCCAGCGTCCCCGCCGATCAGGGCGGACTCGGCAGCGGCGCCAACAACACCGCCCGCTACCTCGGCTCCTCCATCGGCGTCACGATCGTCAGCATCATCGCCCTCGACCCGGCAGGCACCATCGACGGCATGGTGACGGGCTGGAACCACGCCGCCGTGACCATGGGGCTGATCTCCCTCGTCGGCGCAGCAGTCGTCGCAGTTCTCGTGCGGGGAGACGCGGTCAGACGTTGA
- a CDS encoding winged helix-turn-helix transcriptional regulator encodes MALGTGYSQQNCNLARALEVVGERWTMLVLRDCFYGVRRFSDLLAHLDISRAVLTDRLGALVEAGVLLRVADGGHPEYELTEAGKALWPSIYALSQWGDQYASPGSYPGRVFSHAECGTQLDRFGRCPDCGTIPGPEDLVVAPGPGEAVHPRSDAVAVALREPRRMLTPLRSRSDA; translated from the coding sequence ATGGCACTGGGAACCGGGTACTCGCAGCAGAACTGCAACCTCGCTCGCGCGCTCGAGGTGGTGGGCGAGCGGTGGACGATGCTCGTGCTGCGCGACTGCTTCTACGGCGTCCGCCGCTTCAGCGATCTGCTCGCCCATCTCGACATCTCCCGCGCCGTCCTGACGGATCGGCTGGGCGCTCTCGTCGAGGCGGGCGTCCTCCTCCGCGTCGCCGACGGCGGCCATCCCGAGTACGAACTCACCGAGGCCGGAAAGGCGCTGTGGCCGAGCATCTATGCGCTCTCCCAATGGGGTGACCAGTACGCGTCGCCCGGCAGTTACCCCGGCCGGGTGTTCTCGCACGCCGAGTGCGGGACGCAACTCGACCGTTTCGGGCGGTGCCCCGACTGCGGCACGATCCCGGGACCGGAAGACCTCGTGGTCGCCCCCGGGCCGGGGGAGGCCGTCCACCCTCGCAGCGACGCCGTCGCCGTGGCCCTGCGCGAACCCCGCCGGATGCTCACCCCGCTGCGGTCACGCAGCGACGCCTGA
- a CDS encoding PE-PPE domain-containing protein, translating to MMDVMPQVTVLAVGGTGESHPDDHRRHVSGLLCDVTDALDDRFESRWVGYPASYGPVAAGGLSYRQSTEVGVRRLIAAMEAVPGPVMLIGYSQGCTVIREVLGQIATGALHAGNLAAVGLVSDPEQPAGVVPGCFGRGVAGAGAPIPESVPMQWIAHPDDMICNASEDSYVRDIADLTRWMSFRALRTWLMQTWELIRSNSFQNAGMTRFSPRQWRTDARRLRTAMIEVLGYLPPRLAWRGVRVVNARGGRHIAYASEPLDASGLTGCQILAQWLQVRATFEPPLRVAA from the coding sequence ATGATGGACGTCATGCCCCAGGTGACCGTTCTCGCCGTCGGTGGTACCGGTGAGTCCCACCCCGATGACCACCGGCGCCACGTCTCCGGACTGTTGTGTGACGTCACCGACGCCCTCGACGACCGGTTCGAGTCTCGGTGGGTCGGCTATCCGGCGTCCTATGGACCGGTCGCCGCGGGCGGGCTCAGCTACCGGCAGAGCACCGAGGTCGGCGTCCGCCGGTTGATCGCCGCGATGGAGGCCGTTCCCGGACCGGTCATGCTGATCGGGTACTCGCAGGGATGCACCGTGATCCGTGAGGTGCTCGGGCAGATCGCCACCGGCGCCCTGCACGCCGGCAACCTTGCCGCCGTGGGTCTCGTCTCCGACCCCGAGCAACCGGCGGGCGTGGTACCGGGATGCTTCGGGCGCGGAGTCGCAGGTGCCGGCGCCCCGATCCCCGAGTCGGTACCGATGCAGTGGATCGCGCACCCGGACGACATGATCTGCAATGCCAGCGAAGACAGCTATGTCCGCGACATCGCCGACCTCACCCGGTGGATGTCGTTCCGTGCGCTGCGGACGTGGCTCATGCAGACGTGGGAACTGATCCGCAGCAACAGCTTCCAGAATGCGGGAATGACACGATTCAGCCCTCGGCAGTGGCGCACCGATGCCCGCCGACTGCGGACCGCGATGATCGAGGTACTCGGCTACCTCCCGCCGCGCCTCGCCTGGCGCGGGGTGCGCGTCGTCAACGCGCGGGGCGGGCGGCACATCGCGTACGCCAGCGAACCACTCGACGCGAGCGGTCTCACCGGATGTCAGATCCTCGCTCAGTGGCTGCAGGTGCGGGCGACGTTCGAACCGCCCCTGCGCGTCGCGGCGTGA
- the htpG gene encoding molecular chaperone HtpG: MSTKIEQLEFQAETRQLLDLMIHSVYSNKDSFLRELISNASDALDKLRLEAFRNKDLDVDTSDLHIEIEVDAEKRTLTVRDNGIGMSHEEVVDLIGTLAKSGTADLRRKLREAKDAAASEELIGQFGIGFYSTFMVADKVTLLTRKAGESEATRWESSGEATYTIEAVDDAPQGSSVTLHLKPEDTEDHLHDYTSERKIKELVKRYSDFIAWPIRMDVERTVPAEGDGEDEVTTTSETINSMKALWARSKDDVSEDEYKEFYKHIAHAWDDPLEVIPMKAEGTFEFQALLFIPSHAPFDLFMRDGKTGVQLYVKRVFIMDDCDQLMPEYLRFVKGVVDAQDLSLNVSREILQQDRQIRAIRRRLTKKVLTTIKDLKAERPDDYRTFWAEFGRAVKEGLMSDTDNRDVLLGISSFASTHSEEELTSLEDYVSRMKDGQEQIFYATGESRQLLESSPHMEAFRAKGFEVLLLTDPVDEMWVGAVPEFDGKSFQSIAKGEVDLDTEEDKKAHESEREEQEKDFAGLLTWMAEALTEQVKEVRLSTRLTTSPACIVGDAFSMSPALERMYRASGQPVPTTKRILELNPTHPLVTGLREAHGERNEDPALGETAELLYGMALLAEGGELDDPARFTTMLANRLARTV, translated from the coding sequence GTGAGCACGAAAATCGAACAACTGGAGTTCCAGGCGGAGACCCGCCAGCTCCTGGACCTCATGATCCACTCGGTGTACTCCAACAAGGACTCGTTCCTGCGGGAGCTCATCTCCAACGCCTCGGACGCGCTGGACAAGTTGCGGCTCGAGGCGTTCCGCAACAAGGATCTCGACGTTGACACGTCGGATCTGCACATCGAGATCGAGGTGGACGCGGAGAAGCGCACGCTCACGGTCCGCGACAACGGCATCGGCATGTCCCACGAGGAGGTCGTCGACCTCATCGGCACGCTGGCCAAGTCCGGCACCGCGGACCTGCGCCGCAAGTTGCGGGAAGCGAAGGACGCCGCTGCCTCCGAGGAACTGATCGGACAGTTCGGCATCGGCTTCTATTCGACGTTCATGGTCGCCGACAAGGTGACTCTGCTGACGCGGAAGGCCGGCGAGAGCGAGGCCACGCGCTGGGAGTCGAGCGGCGAGGCCACGTACACGATCGAGGCTGTCGACGACGCCCCGCAGGGCAGCTCCGTCACCCTGCACCTCAAGCCCGAGGACACCGAGGATCACCTGCACGACTACACGTCGGAACGGAAGATCAAGGAACTCGTCAAGCGTTACTCCGACTTCATCGCGTGGCCGATCCGGATGGACGTCGAACGCACGGTCCCCGCCGAGGGCGACGGCGAGGACGAGGTCACCACCACGTCCGAGACGATCAACTCGATGAAGGCACTGTGGGCGCGCTCGAAGGACGACGTCTCCGAGGACGAGTACAAGGAGTTCTACAAGCACATCGCCCACGCCTGGGACGACCCGCTCGAGGTCATCCCGATGAAGGCCGAGGGCACGTTCGAGTTCCAGGCCCTGCTGTTCATCCCGTCCCACGCGCCGTTCGACCTGTTCATGCGGGACGGAAAGACCGGGGTGCAGCTGTACGTCAAGCGCGTCTTCATCATGGACGACTGCGACCAGTTGATGCCGGAATACCTCCGCTTCGTCAAGGGCGTGGTCGACGCCCAGGACCTCTCCCTCAACGTCTCTCGTGAAATCCTGCAGCAGGACCGGCAGATCCGCGCCATCCGCCGCAGGCTCACCAAGAAGGTTCTCACCACGATCAAGGACCTGAAGGCCGAGCGGCCCGACGACTACCGCACGTTCTGGGCGGAATTCGGCCGCGCGGTCAAGGAAGGCCTGATGTCGGACACCGACAATCGGGATGTGCTGCTGGGTATCTCATCGTTCGCGTCGACCCACAGCGAGGAGGAGTTGACCTCGCTCGAAGACTACGTGTCGCGGATGAAGGACGGTCAGGAGCAGATCTTCTACGCCACCGGCGAATCCCGTCAGCTGCTCGAAAGCTCCCCGCACATGGAGGCCTTCCGCGCGAAGGGCTTCGAGGTGCTGCTGCTCACCGACCCGGTGGACGAGATGTGGGTCGGCGCCGTTCCGGAATTCGACGGCAAGTCCTTCCAGTCGATCGCCAAGGGCGAGGTCGACCTCGACACCGAGGAAGACAAGAAGGCGCACGAGTCGGAGCGGGAGGAGCAGGAGAAGGACTTCGCCGGCCTGCTCACCTGGATGGCCGAAGCGCTGACCGAGCAGGTCAAGGAGGTGCGGCTGTCGACGCGCCTGACGACGTCACCGGCCTGCATCGTCGGCGACGCGTTCAGTATGTCCCCGGCACTGGAGCGGATGTACCGGGCGTCCGGGCAGCCCGTTCCCACCACCAAGCGCATCCTCGAGCTGAACCCCACCCACCCCCTCGTCACCGGGCTGCGGGAGGCGCACGGCGAACGCAACGAGGATCCCGCGCTCGGAGAGACCGCGGAACTCCTCTACGGGATGGCGTTGCTGGCCGAGGGCGGCGAACTCGACGATCCGGCCCGGTTCACCACGATGCTCGCCAACCGTCTCGCCAGGACGGTGTAG